In the genome of Roseovarius sp. Pro17, the window TCCTCGCCGCCGCCGGAGCCTGCGTTGAAATTGGGGTTGGGCAGCGTCGTGACCTTGGACAATTCCGGAAATGGGTCAGTCTTGTGCGGGATCGCGTTAGCGGCGACGAAATGCTCCTGAAATTTCGGCGCGATGGCGGTTTCGACCTTGTTTATCTGACGCACCATGCGCTCAACCTCGGCGCGGGCGGCAATATTGCACAGCGCGATGCGCGCGCCGGTGCCAGCCGCGTTGCCAGCCGATGTTACCCGGCTCAGATGCGCGTCGGGGATCATGCCCAGCACCATCGCGTGCAGGTTCGAGATGTGCGCGCCAAACGCACCCGCCAGCACGATGCGGTCCACCTTGTCGACGCCGCGCTCGTCCATCAGCAGGCGCGCGCCTGCGTAGAGCGCGGATTTGGCCAGCTGGATTGCGCGAATGTCACCTTGGGTTACGGTGATCCGCGGGCCGCCGTCGGCGGTGGAATCGTGGACAAGGTAGCTGTGCGTGCGCCCTTCGGGCACCATGCGGGGCGTTCCTGTCGCCTCGGCCGAACCCATCAGGCCGTTTTCGTCCAGCAGCCCGGCCATGCGCAACTCGGCCACCGCCTCGATGATGCCAGAGCCACAGATGCCGGTAATACCTGAGGCGCCGATGGCCTCGTCAAAGCAGGGATCGTCGGACCAGATATCGCTGCCGATAACGCGAAAGCGCGGTTCCTTGGTCTGAGGATCAATGCGGATTGCGTCGATCGCGCCGGGCGCGGCGCGCTGGCCCGACGATATCTGTGCGCCCTCAAAGGCTGGGCCGGTCGGGGATGAGCAGGCCAGAACGCCCTGTTTATCGCCCAAGAGGATCTCGGCATTCGTGCCGACGTCGATGATCAGAACCAGATCGTCGGATTTTCCCGGCTGCTCGGCCAGCGCCACGGCCGCTGCGTCGGCACCGACATGGCCCGCGATGCACGGCAGGATATAGATCCGCGCGCGGTCATTGATCGTGGTGATATCCATTTCACGCGCGTCCAGCGTGATACTCTGAGAGGTGGCCAGCGCAAAGGGCGCCTGACCCAGTTCGACCGGGTCGAT includes:
- a CDS encoding ASKHA domain-containing protein, with protein sequence MSTDPLVVFTPSGKRGRFAVGTPVLTAARQLGVDLDSVCGGRGICSKCQITPSYGEFAKHGVTVAADALSEWNSVEQRYEDKRGLKAGRRLGCQATVQGDVVIDVPPESQLHRQIVRKAASTRVIEMDPATRLYMVQVDEPDMHEPTGDLERLARALQQQWDIPGITADLSLLSKLQPVLRKGKWQVTVALNKAHDDDIARVLEIWPGLHESGLYGLAIDLGSTTVAAHLTDLHTGAVIASSGIMNPQIRFGEDLMSRVSYSMMNPGGDKEMTSAVREAINTLAEEIAKEAEIAPDLIVETVIVCNPVMHHLLLGIDPVELGQAPFALATSQSITLDAREMDITTINDRARIYILPCIAGHVGADAAAVALAEQPGKSDDLVLIIDVGTNAEILLGDKQGVLACSSPTGPAFEGAQISSGQRAAPGAIDAIRIDPQTKEPRFRVIGSDIWSDDPCFDEAIGASGITGICGSGIIEAVAELRMAGLLDENGLMGSAEATGTPRMVPEGRTHSYLVHDSTADGGPRITVTQGDIRAIQLAKSALYAGARLLMDERGVDKVDRIVLAGAFGAHISNLHAMVLGMIPDAHLSRVTSAGNAAGTGARIALCNIAARAEVERMVRQINKVETAIAPKFQEHFVAANAIPHKTDPFPELSKVTTLPNPNFNAGSGGGEDGGRRRRRRG